A single genomic interval of Camelina sativa cultivar DH55 chromosome 11, Cs, whole genome shotgun sequence harbors:
- the LOC104722239 gene encoding probable beta-1,3-galactosyltransferase 4 isoform X1, whose product MSLKHHRGGGGLELSASKSFVSKKWTLFLCIGFFCAGILFSDRMWPEPEANLVSRDTVASDERMRLESEDCDSSKKGLKRESKDILGEVYKSPDAIQTLDKTISNLETDLAAARAAQESIVNGSPVSDDFKLPETVTKRKYLMVVGVNTAFSSRKRRDSVRATWMPPGEDRKKLEEEKGIVMRFVIGHSATPGGILDRAIQAEESKHGDFLRLDHVEGYLELSAKTKTYFTTAFALWDADFYVKVDDDVHVNIATLGAELARYRMKPRVYIGCMKSGPVLAQKGVRYHEPEYWKFGEEGNKYFRHATGQLYAISRELASYISINQNVLHKYVNEDVSLGSWFLGLDVEHVDDRRLCCGTTDCEWKAQAGNICVASFDWSCSGICRSADRMKDVHRRCGEGPNALLAASF is encoded by the exons ATGTCGTTGAAGCATcatagaggaggaggaggattagaGCTCTCTGCTTCAAAGAGTTTTGTTTCCAAGAAATGGACTTTATTTCTCTGTATCGGTTTCTTCTGCGCGGGAATCCTCTTCTCCGACAG AATGTGGCCAGAGCCTGAAGCCAATCTTGTATCAAGGGACACAGTAGCGTCAGATGAACGGATGCGGTTAGAGTCAGAGGACTGTGATTCATCAAAA AAGGGTTTGAAGCGTGAATCAAAAGACATCCTTGGAGAAGTTTACAAGAGTCCAGATGCCATTCA AACGCTTGATAAAACGATTTCAAATCTAGAAACAGATTTGGCAGCTGCAAGAGCTGCACAAGAATCCATCGTGAATGGTTCACCCGTTTCTGATGATTTTAAGCTCCCTGAAACTGTTACCAAAAGAAAGTATCTCATGGTTGTTGGGGTCAATACCGCGTTTAGCAGCAGGAAGCGCAGGGATTCAGTTCGCGCTACTTGGATGCCTCCCG GTGAGGATAGAAAGAAGCTCGAGGAAGAGAAAGGGATCGTGATGCGGTTTGTAATAGGTCATAG TGCCACTCCCGGTGGAATTCTTGATAGAGCGATTCAAGCTGAAGAAAGTAAACATGGAGACTTCTTGAGGCTG GATCATGTTGAAGGTTATCTCGAGCTGTCAGCAAAGACTAAAACTTACTTTACCACTGCTTTTGCATTGTGGGATGCAGACTTCTATGTGAAAGTCGATGATGATGTGCATGTAAATATAG CCACGCTCGGAGCAGAATTAGCGAGGTACCGGATGAAGCCCCGAGTCTATATTGGTTGCATGAAATCTGGACCTGTTCTTGCTCAGAA AGGAGTGAGATATCATGAACCCGAGTACTGGAAATTTGGAGAAGAGGGTAACAAATACTTCCGCCATGCCACGGGTCAGCTCTACGCAATTTCAAGGGAATTAGCGTCTTACATATCGATAAACCA AAACGTACTTCACAAGTACGTGAATGAGGATGTCTCTTTAGGATCATGGTTTCTTGGATTGGATGTGGAGCATGTAGATGACCGTAGGCTATGTTGTGGCACAACAG ATTGTGAGTGGAAGGCTCAGGCGGGCAACATCTGTGTTGCCTCGTTCGATTGGAGCTGCAGTGGGATTTGTAGATCAGCGGATCGGATGAAGGATGTTCATCGGAGGTGTGGAGAAGGCCCAAATGCTCTCTTGGCTGCATCTTTctga
- the LOC104722239 gene encoding probable beta-1,3-galactosyltransferase 4 isoform X2: protein MSLKHHRGGGGLELSASKSFVSKKWTLFLCIGFFCAGILFSDRMWPEPEANLVSRDTVASDERMRLESEDCDSSKGLKRESKDILGEVYKSPDAIQTLDKTISNLETDLAAARAAQESIVNGSPVSDDFKLPETVTKRKYLMVVGVNTAFSSRKRRDSVRATWMPPGEDRKKLEEEKGIVMRFVIGHSATPGGILDRAIQAEESKHGDFLRLDHVEGYLELSAKTKTYFTTAFALWDADFYVKVDDDVHVNIATLGAELARYRMKPRVYIGCMKSGPVLAQKGVRYHEPEYWKFGEEGNKYFRHATGQLYAISRELASYISINQNVLHKYVNEDVSLGSWFLGLDVEHVDDRRLCCGTTDCEWKAQAGNICVASFDWSCSGICRSADRMKDVHRRCGEGPNALLAASF from the exons ATGTCGTTGAAGCATcatagaggaggaggaggattagaGCTCTCTGCTTCAAAGAGTTTTGTTTCCAAGAAATGGACTTTATTTCTCTGTATCGGTTTCTTCTGCGCGGGAATCCTCTTCTCCGACAG AATGTGGCCAGAGCCTGAAGCCAATCTTGTATCAAGGGACACAGTAGCGTCAGATGAACGGATGCGGTTAGAGTCAGAGGACTGTGATTCATCAAAA GGTTTGAAGCGTGAATCAAAAGACATCCTTGGAGAAGTTTACAAGAGTCCAGATGCCATTCA AACGCTTGATAAAACGATTTCAAATCTAGAAACAGATTTGGCAGCTGCAAGAGCTGCACAAGAATCCATCGTGAATGGTTCACCCGTTTCTGATGATTTTAAGCTCCCTGAAACTGTTACCAAAAGAAAGTATCTCATGGTTGTTGGGGTCAATACCGCGTTTAGCAGCAGGAAGCGCAGGGATTCAGTTCGCGCTACTTGGATGCCTCCCG GTGAGGATAGAAAGAAGCTCGAGGAAGAGAAAGGGATCGTGATGCGGTTTGTAATAGGTCATAG TGCCACTCCCGGTGGAATTCTTGATAGAGCGATTCAAGCTGAAGAAAGTAAACATGGAGACTTCTTGAGGCTG GATCATGTTGAAGGTTATCTCGAGCTGTCAGCAAAGACTAAAACTTACTTTACCACTGCTTTTGCATTGTGGGATGCAGACTTCTATGTGAAAGTCGATGATGATGTGCATGTAAATATAG CCACGCTCGGAGCAGAATTAGCGAGGTACCGGATGAAGCCCCGAGTCTATATTGGTTGCATGAAATCTGGACCTGTTCTTGCTCAGAA AGGAGTGAGATATCATGAACCCGAGTACTGGAAATTTGGAGAAGAGGGTAACAAATACTTCCGCCATGCCACGGGTCAGCTCTACGCAATTTCAAGGGAATTAGCGTCTTACATATCGATAAACCA AAACGTACTTCACAAGTACGTGAATGAGGATGTCTCTTTAGGATCATGGTTTCTTGGATTGGATGTGGAGCATGTAGATGACCGTAGGCTATGTTGTGGCACAACAG ATTGTGAGTGGAAGGCTCAGGCGGGCAACATCTGTGTTGCCTCGTTCGATTGGAGCTGCAGTGGGATTTGTAGATCAGCGGATCGGATGAAGGATGTTCATCGGAGGTGTGGAGAAGGCCCAAATGCTCTCTTGGCTGCATCTTTctga
- the LOC104722241 gene encoding dihydrolipoyllysine-residue succinyltransferase component of 2-oxoglutarate dehydrogenase complex 2, mitochondrial isoform X1, which produces MMLRSVIRRAATKGSSPSLFGKSLQSSSRVAASSPSLLTGSDTGTLLHRGTHAHSFHNLAFSAGNSGFSRLSSSGSSTLQRWVKPFSSESGDTVEAVVPHMGESITDGTLANFLKKPGERVEADEAIAQIETDKVTIDIASPASGVIQEFLVKEGDTVEPGTKVAIISKSEAVSHDAPSQKVAETSEPKPSPPAEDKPKPKVESAPVADKPKAPSSPPPPKQSAKEPQLPPKERERRVPMTRLRKRVATRLKDSQNTFALLTTFNEVDMTNLMKLRSQYKDAFYEKHGVKLGLMSGFIKAAVSALQHQPVVNAVIDGDDIIYRDYVDISIAVGTSKGLVVPVIRGADKMNFAEIEKTINSLAKKANEGTISIDEMAGGSFTVSNGGVYGSLISTPIINPPQSAILGMHSIVSRPMVVGGSVVPRPMMYVALTYDHRLIDGREAVYFLRRVKDVVEDPQRLLLDI; this is translated from the exons ATGATGTTGCGTTCTGTTATAAGGAGAGCTGCCACTAAAGGCTCTTCTCCTTCG TTATTCGGAAAATCACTGCAATCTTCTTCTCGTGTTGCGGCATCTTCTCCAAGCTTGCTAACAGGTTCAGACACAGGG ACATTACTGCATCGTGGAACTCATGCTCATAGCTTTCATAACCTTGCTTTCTCAG CAGGGAACTCAGGCTTCTCGAGGTTATCGAGCTCAGGTTCCTCTACCCTGCAAAGATGGGTCAAGCCTTTTTCATCTGAAAGTG GAGATACCGTGGAAGCTGTTGTGCCGCATATGGGGGAATCTATCACCGATGGCACCTTAGCAAACTTTCTTAAGA AACCTGGTGAGAGAGTTGAGGCTGATGAGGCTATTGCACAAATTGAAACTGATAAG GTGACAATAGATATTGCTAGCCCCGCAAGTGGTGTGATTCAAGAG TTTCTAGTCAAGGAAGGAGATACTGTAGAACCAGGAACCAAGGTCGCTATTATTTCAAAGTCTGAGGCTGTATCTCATGATGCCCCCTCTCAGAAGGTAGCAGAGACCTCTGAGCCTAAACCTTCTCCTCCTGCTGAAGATAAGCCGAAGCCCAAAGTGGAAAGTGCTCCTGTCGCAGATAAACCCAAAGCACCGTCCTCGCCACCACCACCTAAACAGTCTGCTAAAGAACCCCAGCTTCCTCCTAAGGAAAGAGAAAGACGG GTTCCAATGACAAGACTTCGGAAACGGGTTGCAACTAGATTGAAAGACTCTCAAAATACTTTCGCATTGCTGACAACTTTCAATGAAGTTGATAT GACAAATTTGATGAAGCTCCGATCCCAATACAAGGATGCGTTTTATGAAAAACATGGAGTAAAATTGGGGCTTATGTCTGGCTTCATTAAA GCTGCCGTTAGCGCCCTCCAGCATCAACCAGTTGTAAATGCAGTTATCGACGGGGATGATATCATATACAGAGACTATGTTGATATCAGTATCGCTGTTGGTACCTCTAAG GGACTTGTAGTACCAGTCATAAGAGGTGCTGATAAAATGAACTTTGCCGAGATAGAGAAAACTATAAACTCGCTTGCCAAGAAGGCAAATGAAGGAACTATATCGATAGATGAGATGGCTGGAGGATCATTCACCGTTTCAAATGGTGGTGTCTATGGAAGTCTCATAAGCACTCCAATCATTAACCCTCCTCAG TCTGCTATTCTTGGTATGCACTCGATTGTGTCACGTCCAATGGTGGTAGGAGGAAGCGTAGTGCCAAGACCAATGATGTACGTCGCACTTACTTATGATCACAGGCTGATTGATGGGAGAGAGGCTGTATACTTCCTGCGCCGTGTCAAGGATGTTGTGGAGGATCCACAAAGGCTTCTTCTTGACATATGA
- the LOC104722241 gene encoding dihydrolipoyllysine-residue succinyltransferase component of 2-oxoglutarate dehydrogenase complex 2, mitochondrial isoform X2, which translates to MMLRSVIRRAATKGSSPSLFGKSLQSSSRVAASSPSLLTGSDTGTLLHRGTHAHSFHNLAFSGNSGFSRLSSSGSSTLQRWVKPFSSESGDTVEAVVPHMGESITDGTLANFLKKPGERVEADEAIAQIETDKVTIDIASPASGVIQEFLVKEGDTVEPGTKVAIISKSEAVSHDAPSQKVAETSEPKPSPPAEDKPKPKVESAPVADKPKAPSSPPPPKQSAKEPQLPPKERERRVPMTRLRKRVATRLKDSQNTFALLTTFNEVDMTNLMKLRSQYKDAFYEKHGVKLGLMSGFIKAAVSALQHQPVVNAVIDGDDIIYRDYVDISIAVGTSKGLVVPVIRGADKMNFAEIEKTINSLAKKANEGTISIDEMAGGSFTVSNGGVYGSLISTPIINPPQSAILGMHSIVSRPMVVGGSVVPRPMMYVALTYDHRLIDGREAVYFLRRVKDVVEDPQRLLLDI; encoded by the exons ATGATGTTGCGTTCTGTTATAAGGAGAGCTGCCACTAAAGGCTCTTCTCCTTCG TTATTCGGAAAATCACTGCAATCTTCTTCTCGTGTTGCGGCATCTTCTCCAAGCTTGCTAACAGGTTCAGACACAGGG ACATTACTGCATCGTGGAACTCATGCTCATAGCTTTCATAACCTTGCTTTCTCAG GGAACTCAGGCTTCTCGAGGTTATCGAGCTCAGGTTCCTCTACCCTGCAAAGATGGGTCAAGCCTTTTTCATCTGAAAGTG GAGATACCGTGGAAGCTGTTGTGCCGCATATGGGGGAATCTATCACCGATGGCACCTTAGCAAACTTTCTTAAGA AACCTGGTGAGAGAGTTGAGGCTGATGAGGCTATTGCACAAATTGAAACTGATAAG GTGACAATAGATATTGCTAGCCCCGCAAGTGGTGTGATTCAAGAG TTTCTAGTCAAGGAAGGAGATACTGTAGAACCAGGAACCAAGGTCGCTATTATTTCAAAGTCTGAGGCTGTATCTCATGATGCCCCCTCTCAGAAGGTAGCAGAGACCTCTGAGCCTAAACCTTCTCCTCCTGCTGAAGATAAGCCGAAGCCCAAAGTGGAAAGTGCTCCTGTCGCAGATAAACCCAAAGCACCGTCCTCGCCACCACCACCTAAACAGTCTGCTAAAGAACCCCAGCTTCCTCCTAAGGAAAGAGAAAGACGG GTTCCAATGACAAGACTTCGGAAACGGGTTGCAACTAGATTGAAAGACTCTCAAAATACTTTCGCATTGCTGACAACTTTCAATGAAGTTGATAT GACAAATTTGATGAAGCTCCGATCCCAATACAAGGATGCGTTTTATGAAAAACATGGAGTAAAATTGGGGCTTATGTCTGGCTTCATTAAA GCTGCCGTTAGCGCCCTCCAGCATCAACCAGTTGTAAATGCAGTTATCGACGGGGATGATATCATATACAGAGACTATGTTGATATCAGTATCGCTGTTGGTACCTCTAAG GGACTTGTAGTACCAGTCATAAGAGGTGCTGATAAAATGAACTTTGCCGAGATAGAGAAAACTATAAACTCGCTTGCCAAGAAGGCAAATGAAGGAACTATATCGATAGATGAGATGGCTGGAGGATCATTCACCGTTTCAAATGGTGGTGTCTATGGAAGTCTCATAAGCACTCCAATCATTAACCCTCCTCAG TCTGCTATTCTTGGTATGCACTCGATTGTGTCACGTCCAATGGTGGTAGGAGGAAGCGTAGTGCCAAGACCAATGATGTACGTCGCACTTACTTATGATCACAGGCTGATTGATGGGAGAGAGGCTGTATACTTCCTGCGCCGTGTCAAGGATGTTGTGGAGGATCCACAAAGGCTTCTTCTTGACATATGA
- the LOC104722242 gene encoding imidazole glycerol phosphate synthase hisHF, chloroplastic, with amino-acid sequence MIAMEATAAPFSSVISSRQNLSSYSPSSSIRVSSPTSLFLSRKNLGKFKYPRSLSVRASSSSDSVVTLLDYGAGNVRSIRNALRHLGFTIKDVQTPGDILNADRLIFPGVGAFAPAMDVLNKTGMAEALCTYIENDRPFLGICLGLQLLFESSEENGPVKGLGLIPGIVGRFDSSAGIRVPHIGWNALQVGKDSEILDDVGNRHVYFVHSYRAIPSNENKEWISSTCNYGDSFISSIRRGNVHAVQFHPEKSGEVGLSVLNRFLHPNLPATKKPMEGKASKLAKRVIACLDVRSNDKGDLVVTKGDQYDVREQSNENEVRNLGKPVDLAGQYYKDGADEISFLNITGFRDFPLGDLPMIQVLRHTSKNVFVPLTVGGGIRDFTDASGRYYSSLEVAAEYFRSGADKISIGSDAVYAAEEFVKSGVKTGNSSLEQISRVYGNQAVVVSIDPRRVYVNHPDDVPYKVIRVTNPGPNGEEYAWYQCTVSGGREGRPIGAYELAKAVEELGAGEILLNCIDCDGQGKGFDIDLVKLISDSVGIPVIASSGAGTPGHFSEVFEKTNAFAALAAGIFHRKEVPIQAVKEHLQEEGIEVRI; translated from the exons ATGATAGCAATGGAGGCTACGGCGGCGCCATTCTCCTCAGTTATCTCTTCCAGACAAAACCTTTCCTCCTATTCCCCTTCTTCGTCGATTCGCGTTTCTTCTCCGACTTCTTTGTTCCTCTCCCGGAAGAATCTTGGCAAATTCAAGTATCCGAGAAGCCTCTCCGTCCGTGCATCTTCTTCCTCCGACTCTG TTGTGACTTTGCTTGACTACGGAGCTGGGAATGTTCGGAGCATCCGCAATGCTCTTCGCCATCTCGGGTTCACCATCAAAGAc GTTCAAACGCCAGGTGACATTTTGAATGCTGATCGACTCATATTTCCTGGTGTTGGAGCTTTTGCACCCGCCATGGATGTACTTAACAAAACCGG GATGGCTGAAGCATTGTGCACATATATTGAGAATGACCGTCCATTTCTAGGCATATGTCTTGGGCTACAACTACTTTTCGAGTCTAGTGAGGAGAATGGACCAG TCAAAGGTCTTGGTTTGATACCGGGAATTGTTGGACGCTTTGATTCTTCTGCTGGTATAAGAGTACCCCACATTGGCTGGAATGCTTTGCAAGTGGGCAAGGATTCTGAAATTTTGGATGATGTGGGAAATCGTCATGTATATTTTGTTCATTCGTACCGCGCCATTCCG TCAAATGAAAACAAGGAATGGATTTCGTCTACGTGCAACTATGGTGATTCCTTTATATCTTCCATTAGAAGGGGAAATGTGCATGCAGTCCAATTCCATCCCGAGAAGAGCGGGG AGGTGGGGCTTTCTGTTTTAAATAGGTTCTTGCATCCAAATTTACCAGCGACAAAG AAGCCAATGGAAGGGAAGGCTTCAAAACTTGCAAAGAGG gtGATTGCTTGTCTTGATGTCAGGAGTAATGATAAAGGAGATCTTGTAGTAACTAAAGGGGACCAATATGATGTGAGAGAGCAATCTAATGAAAACGAG GTTCGAAACCTTGGCAAACCTGTCGATTTAGCAGGGCAGTATTACAAAGATGGTGCAGATGAG ATTAGCTTTTTAAACATAACTGGATTCCGCGACTTTCCGCTAGGGGATTTGCCAATGATACAG GTGTTGAGGCACACGTCAAAGAATGTCTTTGTACCACTAACTGTTGGAGGTGGTATTAGAGATTTTACAGATGCTAGCGGCAG GTACTATTCAAGCTTGGAAGTTGCTGCTGAGTATTTCAGATCCGGTGCTGATAAGATCTCCATAGGAAGTGACGCTGTTTATGCTGCAGAGGAGTTTGTGAAATCAGGA gTGAAAACAGGGAATAGCAGTTTAGAACAAATATCCAGAGTTTATGGAAATCAA gCAGTGGTTGTAAGTATAGACCCTCGTAGAGTTTATGTGAACCATCCTGATGATGTGCCATACAAAGTCATCAGAGTGACTAACCCAG GCCCTAATGGGGAAGAGTATGCGTGGTATCAGTGCACG GTCAGTGGAGGACGAGAAGGTCGGCCTATTGGAGCGTATGAGCTTGCTAAAGCGGTTGAGGAATTAGGTGCTGGTGAAATTCTATTGAACTGCATAGACTGTGATG GTCAAGGAAAAGGATTTGATATAGACTTAGTAAAGTTAATCTCAGATTCAGTAGGAATACCGGTGATCGCAAGCAGTGGAGCAGGCACTCCCGGACACTTCTCTGAGGTGTTTGAGAAGACAAACGCATTTGCTGCGCTTGCTGCCGGCATTTTCCACCGAAAAGAG GTACCAATCCAAGCTGTGAAAGAGCACTTACAAGAGGAGGGCATAGAAGTCAGGATCTGA